The proteins below come from a single Cupriavidus pauculus genomic window:
- a CDS encoding PepSY-associated TM helix domain-containing protein — protein MHIRTFRIWYLVHKWTSLVCTVFLLLLCLTGLPLVFGHEIDHWFGNGVEAPEMPADTARMPVDRIVADALERRPGSAVRFVTADDEEPVWFVSLSSRESPRQGGALLTYDARTGDLLRDTPLRSGFMLIMVKLHTDLFAGLPGTLFLGFMGLLFVVSIVSGVVVYGPLMKKLPFGTVRRERSPRLKWLDLHNVLGMATLSWLTVVGVTGVLLTLAKPTYGIWQSTELKAMVAPFVGQGAPRALSSLDKAIGLAQAEEPHMTTAFVAFPGTPLAGPRHYAVFMRGDAHITSRLIKPVLVDAESGAFAAKRDMPWYVAALRISGPLHFGDYGAMPLKVLWAVLDVIAIVLLGSGLYLWIGRTRQMQSRLRDIEATHRAAAPANAGAAR, from the coding sequence ATGCATATCCGCACGTTTCGAATCTGGTATCTGGTCCATAAATGGACCAGCCTCGTCTGCACCGTCTTCCTGCTCCTGCTGTGCCTGACCGGGCTGCCGCTCGTGTTCGGGCACGAGATCGACCATTGGTTCGGCAATGGCGTGGAAGCGCCGGAGATGCCCGCGGATACGGCGCGCATGCCGGTGGATCGCATCGTCGCTGACGCGCTCGAGCGGCGGCCGGGCTCGGCTGTGCGCTTTGTTACGGCGGACGACGAGGAGCCGGTGTGGTTCGTGTCGTTGTCCTCGCGCGAGTCGCCGCGCCAGGGCGGCGCGCTGCTGACCTACGACGCGCGCACGGGCGATCTGCTGCGCGATACGCCGCTGCGCTCGGGCTTCATGCTGATCATGGTCAAGCTCCATACCGATCTGTTCGCGGGGCTGCCGGGGACGCTGTTCCTCGGCTTCATGGGGCTGCTGTTCGTGGTGTCGATTGTGTCGGGCGTGGTCGTGTATGGCCCGCTGATGAAGAAGCTGCCGTTCGGCACGGTGCGCCGCGAACGTTCGCCGCGCCTCAAATGGCTCGACCTGCATAACGTGCTGGGCATGGCGACGCTCTCCTGGCTGACGGTGGTGGGCGTTACCGGTGTGCTGCTGACGCTGGCCAAGCCGACCTACGGCATCTGGCAATCGACGGAACTGAAGGCGATGGTCGCGCCGTTCGTGGGGCAGGGCGCGCCGCGCGCGCTGAGCTCGCTGGACAAGGCGATTGGCCTGGCACAGGCCGAGGAGCCGCATATGACGACGGCGTTTGTCGCGTTTCCGGGGACGCCGCTCGCGGGGCCGCGGCACTATGCGGTGTTCATGCGCGGCGATGCGCATATCACGTCGCGGCTGATCAAGCCGGTGCTCGTGGATGCGGAGTCTGGCGCGTTCGCCGCCAAGCGCGATATGCCGTGGTATGTGGCGGCGCTGCGGATCTCGGGGCCGCTGCATTTCGGGGATTATGGCGCGATGCCGCTCAAGGTGCTGTGGGCTGTGCTCGATGTGATTGCCATCGTGCTGCTTGGTAGTGGCCTGTATCTGTGGATTGGGCGCACACGGCAGATGCAGTCGCGCCTGCGCGATATCGAAGCCACGCATCGGGCGGCGGCACCGGCCAATGCGGGAGCCGCGCGATGA
- a CDS encoding GNAT family N-acetyltransferase — translation MSTAFTPIQGFRAFEASGRSLLVAADADRLTVRAQGAAEAEASFVLVPAQTPVLRLASTTLDGKPLTDATLAALEAITTHWGVRTVGLDIEHAATLDALSRMGLAEPAHGLPRAQHQCRAEMLWQHAPLWMPEKTPYPLRYTMTGEKRHPVRAPKPGGTVYARYIPWLGRTLKLRAATVEDDTALLHRWMNDPDVAYFWQEEGDEDKHRRYLQGLVDDPHMLPLVVSLDDSPFGYFEIYWGKENRLAPFYDAHDHDRGWHVLIGEPAFRGKSFLTAWFPAIQHFQFLDDPRTQRIVGEPRADHHRQIANLDKAGFSKVKEFDFPHKRAMLVMLLRERFFGEGLYLPRAEAAA, via the coding sequence ATGTCGACTGCATTCACACCCATCCAGGGCTTCCGCGCCTTCGAGGCCAGCGGCAGATCGCTCCTCGTCGCCGCGGACGCCGACCGCCTGACGGTGCGCGCACAGGGCGCCGCCGAAGCCGAGGCCAGCTTCGTACTCGTGCCCGCGCAGACGCCCGTGCTGCGGCTGGCCAGCACCACCCTCGATGGCAAGCCGCTGACCGACGCCACACTCGCGGCACTGGAGGCCATCACGACGCACTGGGGCGTGCGCACGGTCGGCCTCGATATCGAGCACGCGGCCACGCTCGATGCGTTATCGCGCATGGGCCTCGCCGAACCGGCACATGGCCTGCCGCGCGCGCAGCACCAATGCCGGGCCGAGATGCTGTGGCAGCATGCGCCGCTGTGGATGCCGGAGAAAACGCCGTATCCGCTGCGCTACACGATGACCGGCGAGAAGCGGCATCCCGTGCGTGCCCCCAAACCCGGCGGCACCGTCTACGCGCGCTACATTCCCTGGCTCGGCCGCACGCTCAAGCTGCGTGCCGCCACGGTAGAGGACGACACCGCGCTGCTGCATCGCTGGATGAACGATCCCGACGTGGCGTACTTCTGGCAGGAGGAAGGCGACGAGGACAAGCATCGCCGCTATCTGCAGGGGCTCGTCGATGACCCGCACATGCTGCCGCTCGTGGTCAGCCTCGACGACTCTCCGTTCGGCTACTTCGAGATCTACTGGGGCAAGGAGAACCGTCTGGCGCCGTTCTACGACGCGCACGATCACGACCGTGGCTGGCACGTGCTGATCGGCGAGCCCGCCTTCCGCGGCAAGTCGTTCCTGACCGCGTGGTTTCCGGCCATCCAGCATTTCCAGTTCCTCGACGATCCGCGCACGCAACGCATCGTCGGCGAACCGCGCGCCGACCATCACCGGCAGATCGCCAACCTCGACAAGGCCGGCTTCTCCAAGGTCAAGGAGTTCGATTTCCCGCACAAGCGCGCGATGCTGGTGATGCTGCTGCGCGAGCGTTTCTTTGGCGAGGGCCTGTACCTGCCGCGCGCCGAGGCCGCGGCCTGA
- a CDS encoding lysine N(6)-hydroxylase/L-ornithine N(5)-oxygenase family protein yields the protein MNNRAMEYDFLGIGFGPSNVALAIAMEEYAASHGTRAQFAFIERKPSFVWHGGMLLEDADMQISFMKDLVTLRNPRSAYSFISYLHAKGRLESFINLKTFFPSRLEFNDYLSWVAGHFENRCHYGEDVVEILPDYGVGSAAATAAGTGGGVRRLVVRSRDADGRLHERFARNLVIGVGGEPLVPDAFEGVRDARIVHSSRYLEHLRANPGLRPRRVAVIGGGQSAAEVYMDLVQRFGEASVSLIMRGGALKPSDDSPFVNEIFNPGFTDYIYWQPDERRRRMLEEFRNTNYSVVDLDLIERIYQLLYQQRVRGHAQHALLASRDIELVTPSADGIECVLRDRGEGGTERHVYDLVVVATGYRRDAYQRMLAPLGALLPAEGFGVDRRYRLKTCESCEPQIFLQGACEDSHGLSDTLLSVLSIRSQEIVEALHQGAGDGGALPALDAVSRAQASMAEPVPMSQ from the coding sequence ATGAACAATCGAGCAATGGAATACGACTTTCTGGGCATCGGCTTCGGCCCGTCCAACGTGGCGCTCGCCATCGCCATGGAGGAGTACGCCGCCAGCCACGGCACGCGCGCCCAGTTCGCGTTCATCGAACGCAAGCCGTCGTTCGTCTGGCATGGGGGCATGCTGCTGGAAGACGCGGACATGCAGATCTCGTTCATGAAGGACCTCGTGACGCTGCGCAACCCGCGCAGTGCCTACTCGTTCATCAGTTATCTGCATGCGAAGGGGCGGCTGGAATCGTTCATCAACCTGAAGACGTTCTTTCCGTCGCGGCTCGAGTTCAATGACTACCTGTCGTGGGTGGCCGGTCATTTCGAGAACCGCTGCCATTACGGCGAAGACGTGGTCGAAATCCTCCCCGACTATGGCGTGGGGTCGGCCGCCGCCACGGCGGCCGGTACCGGTGGCGGGGTGCGCCGCCTGGTGGTGCGCTCGCGCGATGCGGATGGCCGTCTGCACGAGCGCTTTGCGCGGAACCTCGTCATCGGCGTGGGCGGGGAGCCTTTGGTGCCGGACGCGTTCGAGGGCGTGCGCGATGCGCGCATCGTCCATTCGTCACGTTACCTCGAGCATCTGCGCGCGAATCCGGGGCTGCGGCCGCGCCGCGTGGCGGTGATTGGCGGCGGGCAGAGCGCGGCCGAGGTCTATATGGACCTCGTGCAGCGCTTTGGCGAGGCGTCGGTCTCGCTGATCATGCGCGGCGGCGCGCTCAAGCCGTCCGACGACAGCCCGTTCGTGAACGAGATCTTCAACCCTGGCTTTACCGACTATATCTACTGGCAGCCCGACGAGCGCCGCCGCCGCATGCTCGAGGAGTTCCGCAACACCAACTATTCCGTGGTGGATCTGGATCTTATCGAACGCATCTATCAACTGCTGTACCAGCAGCGCGTACGCGGGCATGCCCAGCATGCGTTGCTGGCCAGCCGCGATATCGAGCTCGTGACGCCATCGGCCGACGGCATCGAATGTGTATTGCGCGATCGCGGGGAGGGCGGCACCGAGCGTCATGTCTATGACCTCGTCGTGGTGGCCACCGGCTATCGGCGCGATGCGTACCAGCGCATGCTCGCGCCGCTCGGCGCATTGCTGCCCGCGGAAGGGTTTGGCGTCGATCGGCGCTACCGGCTCAAGACGTGCGAGTCGTGCGAGCCGCAGATCTTCCTGCAGGGCGCCTGCGAGGACAGCCATGGGCTCAGCGATACGCTGCTGTCGGTGCTGTCGATCCGTTCGCAGGAGATCGTCGAGGCGCTGCATCAGGGCGCCGGCGACGGGGGGGCGCTGCCCGCGCTGGATGCCGTGTCCCGCGCGCAGGCATCGATGGCCGAACCGGTGCCGATGTCGCAATGA
- a CDS encoding MbtH family protein has translation MSIDSDTIDFHVVINDEQQYSIWPAYRPVPAGWRTVGVTAPRAQCLAYIEEHWTDMRPATLRAQMDGTAAGTH, from the coding sequence ATGAGCATCGACAGCGACACCATCGATTTCCACGTCGTGATCAACGACGAGCAGCAATATTCGATCTGGCCCGCCTATCGCCCCGTACCCGCGGGCTGGCGGACCGTGGGCGTCACCGCGCCGCGCGCGCAGTGCCTGGCCTATATCGAGGAGCACTGGACCGACATGCGCCCGGCCACCCTGCGCGCCCAGATGGACGGCACAGCCGCCGGCACGCACTGA
- a CDS encoding thioesterase II family protein, with translation MHDPVTLWCLPNAGASAALYAGWRRHLPAVAGQPPEPALRVAPLELPGRGARAAEPLCEDFGALCDDLEHALTRQLLPGQPYALFGHSMGALLAHELAHRLRDRHPPRALFVAGAAAPALRDPSRFAGPLDDASLLAQMRALGGTPRELLDDPEMMAIALPILRADYRACASYRPRATAPLACALHAFGGRDDRAVGQAITGWRCESTGPTSVTWYDGGHFFVRDAVPDLLARMARLLADSRVPDAVAPC, from the coding sequence ATGCACGATCCCGTGACGCTCTGGTGCCTGCCCAATGCGGGCGCCAGTGCCGCGCTCTACGCGGGTTGGCGCCGTCATCTGCCTGCCGTGGCAGGGCAACCGCCAGAGCCTGCGCTCCGGGTTGCGCCGCTGGAGTTGCCAGGACGCGGCGCGCGCGCGGCCGAGCCGCTGTGCGAGGACTTCGGCGCGCTATGCGACGACCTCGAACACGCGCTGACGCGTCAGCTTTTGCCCGGTCAGCCCTATGCACTGTTCGGGCACAGCATGGGCGCGCTGCTCGCGCACGAACTCGCCCACCGGCTGCGTGACCGGCATCCGCCGCGCGCGCTGTTCGTGGCGGGCGCCGCCGCACCCGCGCTGCGCGACCCCTCGCGGTTTGCCGGGCCGCTCGACGACGCGAGCCTGCTCGCGCAGATGCGGGCGCTTGGCGGCACGCCGCGCGAACTGCTCGACGATCCCGAGATGATGGCCATCGCCTTGCCGATCCTGCGCGCCGACTATCGCGCGTGCGCCAGCTATCGGCCGCGTGCCACGGCGCCACTCGCGTGCGCGCTGCATGCGTTTGGCGGACGCGACGATCGTGCGGTCGGACAGGCCATTACCGGCTGGCGTTGCGAGTCCACCGGGCCGACCTCGGTCACGTGGTACGACGGCGGGCATTTCTTCGTGCGCGACGCCGTGCCGGACCTGCTCGCGCGCATGGCGCGCCTGCTTGCGGACAGCCGCGTGCCGGATGCCGTCGCGCCATGCTGA
- a CDS encoding 4'-phosphopantetheinyl transferase family protein — MLIENTFQGTEEDAVRWWLVHIPTAHEPPDDLLADLGDAEHQRLRQYRQRADRARFATVRGTLRRLLASRLGTSPRDVPFETGARGKPRLGRGAGGWCFNVSHSGAWGAIAMAPDTACEAVGIDLEQCAPVAPLPLAQVTFSARETASLAALADDAARMDRFYTLWTVREAYAKATAMGIADPRWQATTFVPGASRAWHADDGGTTRVWSLALPNDCAELRHYRAAIALSPTVSPAHSRQTITPNDKRFA; from the coding sequence ATGCTGATCGAGAACACGTTCCAAGGCACGGAGGAAGACGCGGTGCGTTGGTGGCTCGTGCATATTCCCACCGCGCACGAACCGCCGGACGACCTGCTGGCCGACCTCGGCGATGCGGAGCATCAGCGTCTGCGCCAGTACCGGCAGCGCGCCGATCGCGCGCGCTTCGCCACCGTGCGCGGCACGTTGCGCAGGCTGCTGGCCAGCCGCCTCGGCACCTCGCCGCGCGATGTGCCATTCGAGACCGGCGCGCGCGGCAAGCCACGCCTCGGCCGCGGCGCGGGCGGATGGTGCTTCAACGTCTCGCACAGCGGTGCATGGGGCGCGATTGCCATGGCGCCGGACACCGCATGCGAGGCCGTGGGCATCGATCTCGAGCAGTGCGCGCCCGTTGCACCGCTGCCGCTCGCGCAGGTCACGTTCTCCGCGCGCGAAACGGCAAGCCTGGCCGCGCTGGCCGACGACGCCGCGCGCATGGACCGCTTCTACACGCTATGGACCGTAAGGGAGGCCTATGCCAAGGCCACCGCCATGGGCATCGCCGATCCGCGCTGGCAGGCGACGACCTTCGTCCCGGGCGCATCCCGCGCCTGGCATGCCGACGACGGCGGCACCACGCGCGTGTGGTCGCTCGCGCTCCCGAACGATTGCGCGGAGCTCCGGCACTATCGGGCGGCCATCGCACTGTCGCCAACGGTCTCCCCCGCGCATTCGCGCCAGACCATCACACCCAACGACAAGAGGTTCGCATGA